A window of Helicobacter ganmani contains these coding sequences:
- a CDS encoding CiaD-like domain-containing protein yields the protein MELKEAILQTLAEIDSSDSTFKELDSKDTQEPKLERDALLDILPSDNPSHENTNAQNPYERKIEKLDFKNAEELKMLLTKSYLEEERFLNALQERILVLFEGLQSPNNRNIETKVDMILNFLEFTLAIIDEKKNQK from the coding sequence ATGGAACTAAAAGAAGCGATTTTACAAACCTTAGCTGAAATTGATTCTAGTGATTCCACATTTAAGGAATTAGACTCAAAAGACACACAAGAACCCAAACTTGAACGCGATGCTTTGTTGGATATTTTGCCCTCTGACAATCCAAGCCACGAAAACACAAATGCGCAGAATCCTTACGAGCGAAAGATTGAAAAATTAGACTTTAAAAATGCCGAAGAGCTTAAAATGCTCTTAACGAAATCCTATTTAGAAGAGGAAAGGTTTTTGAATGCTTTGCAAGAAAGAATCCTCGTGCTTTTTGAAGGATTACAATCCCCAAATAATCGCAATATTGAAACCAAAGTAGATATGATTTTGAATTTTTTAGAATTTACTTTAGCCATTATTGACGAAAAAAAGAATCAAAAATGA
- the selA gene encoding L-seryl-tRNA(Sec) selenium transferase, producing the protein MQNILQHIPKTDKLLQAIYAQNSDLNYPLVKSLVADFLISYKERLLSGGARLEIESCAKEVIKSYQNLTQKSLKPLVNATGIVVHTNLGRSVFSPVIVQEILPLLTRYNNLEYDEAKGCRSERYVHLQGLFKALLGAEDVLVVNNNAAAVFLIFNTFAKGKEVVVSRGELIEIGGSFRIPKVMEDSGAILREIGTTNKTHLRDYQEAINENTAMLFKAHKSNYAMSGFVKEVGFEEIVKLASERNLVDYYDLGSGYFGLNGFENSLKKFEPALEEIAKLNPSLVSFSGDKLLGGAQAGIIFGKKVLIDKLKKNQLLRMLRVDKFTIAALEATLNAYLENKIEKITTCHLLLKDKETLKKESQMLADLIPKEFEPKVIPTKSYSGGGAMPSHYLESFAVAIAAKDLVAFGLNEERLEKFLRARGIIARLENSAVLLDSRTLLEGDRERIAAVLEDLKNQNHKRDEEK; encoded by the coding sequence ATGCAAAATATTCTACAACATATCCCAAAAACAGACAAGCTATTACAAGCAATCTATGCGCAAAATAGCGATTTAAATTATCCTTTAGTAAAAAGCCTTGTTGCAGATTTTTTAATCTCTTATAAGGAAAGGTTGCTTAGTGGTGGTGCAAGATTAGAGATAGAATCCTGCGCAAAAGAAGTAATAAAATCTTATCAGAATCTCACGCAAAAATCTTTGAAGCCTCTTGTGAATGCGACTGGAATCGTGGTGCATACGAATCTTGGACGTAGCGTGTTTTCTCCCGTGATTGTGCAAGAAATTTTGCCTCTTTTGACACGCTATAATAATTTAGAATACGATGAAGCAAAAGGGTGTCGCAGCGAACGTTATGTGCATTTGCAGGGTTTATTCAAGGCGCTTTTAGGTGCAGAAGATGTGCTAGTTGTCAATAATAATGCCGCAGCGGTGTTTTTGATTTTTAACACCTTTGCAAAAGGTAAGGAGGTGGTTGTTTCGCGTGGGGAACTCATTGAGATTGGCGGGAGTTTCAGGATTCCAAAAGTTATGGAGGATTCTGGAGCAATTTTGCGTGAGATTGGCACGACAAACAAAACGCATTTACGCGACTATCAAGAGGCGATTAATGAAAATACTGCAATGTTGTTTAAAGCGCACAAGTCCAACTATGCAATGAGTGGTTTTGTCAAGGAAGTGGGGTTTGAAGAGATTGTAAAACTAGCTTCCGAGCGGAATCTAGTAGATTATTATGATTTAGGAAGTGGATACTTCGGCTTGAATGGCTTTGAAAATAGTTTGAAAAAATTTGAACCTGCTTTAGAAGAGATTGCAAAACTCAATCCAAGTCTTGTAAGTTTTAGTGGCGATAAGCTTTTAGGTGGTGCGCAAGCGGGGATTATTTTTGGCAAAAAAGTATTGATAGATAAACTCAAAAAAAATCAACTCTTAAGAATGTTGCGCGTGGATAAATTCACGATTGCAGCACTTGAAGCAACCCTAAATGCTTATTTGGAAAACAAGATAGAAAAAATTACGACTTGCCATTTACTCTTAAAGGACAAAGAAACATTAAAAAAAGAATCCCAAATGCTTGCGGATTTGATTCCAAAGGAATTTGAGCCTAAAGTGATTCCAACGAAAAGTTACAGCGGAGGGGGCGCAATGCCAAGTCATTATTTGGAATCCTTTGCCGTGGCAATTGCAGCAAAAGATTTAGTGGCTTTTGGCTTGAATGAGGAGCGGCTAGAAAAATTTTTGCGTGCAAGGGGCATTATTGCAAGATTAGAAAACAGCGCGGTTCTTTTGGACTCACGCACCTTGTTGGAGGGCGATAGAGAAAGAATCGCAGCCGTATTGGAAGACTTGAAAAATCAAAACCATAAGAGGGACGAAGAAAAATAA
- a CDS encoding nitrogen fixation protein NifS, whose amino-acid sequence MLDRLQNPPLNAELNQHLIQLKSVNYPSITPTHSQEILKDAQALCALLGMSIVRPFSFNVESFYCLLDNLCKHFKVALALSSHNMLYCAYLHSPHKENIFPLVPDFVSGSINQDSINAALDKGVDCFILPLINEDILTLNPIESLPQNVLKVVDISYAVALNLPLPKADIMLLNGENLGIMRPFGVLAANQLDGISNIYLEIQHLYDVFRQAIALKTSCAKSAASRFSSNLAHDFFNALKANLRKMGLRESCYCFYPTPPNTLPLGLKGIKARNLIQSLLFDGLNVINGQECLFGFARPSFVLREMGYTQEQSRELLSLSFLDISPSLIPQIAQKIAKKYAQLRALG is encoded by the coding sequence ATGCTAGATAGGTTGCAAAATCCTCCATTAAATGCGGAATTAAATCAGCATTTAATCCAACTTAAGAGTGTGAATTATCCGTCTATCACGCCTACACATTCGCAAGAGATTCTCAAAGACGCCCAAGCACTTTGTGCTCTTTTGGGTATGAGCATCGTGCGTCCCTTCAGCTTTAATGTAGAATCTTTTTATTGCTTGCTTGACAATCTTTGCAAGCATTTTAAAGTCGCCCTTGCGCTTTCAAGCCACAATATGTTGTATTGTGCCTATTTGCATTCTCCGCACAAAGAAAATATTTTTCCGCTTGTGCCGGATTTTGTCAGTGGAAGTATCAACCAAGATTCCATTAATGCGGCATTGGATAAAGGCGTAGATTGTTTTATTCTACCGCTCATTAATGAAGATATTTTGACGCTAAACCCCATAGAATCGCTACCGCAAAATGTATTAAAAGTTGTGGATATTAGCTATGCAGTTGCCTTGAATCTACCCTTGCCAAAGGCAGATATAATGTTGCTTAATGGTGAGAATTTGGGTATTATGCGCCCTTTTGGCGTGCTAGCAGCCAATCAGCTTGATGGAATCTCTAATATTTATTTGGAGATTCAGCATCTTTATGATGTTTTTAGGCAAGCTATTGCGCTAAAGACTTCTTGTGCAAAATCTGCGGCAAGTAGATTTTCAAGCAACTTGGCGCACGATTTTTTTAATGCTTTAAAAGCGAATTTAAGAAAAATGGGATTACGCGAGAGTTGTTATTGTTTTTACCCAACGCCTCCTAATACTTTGCCTTTGGGGTTAAAGGGTATCAAAGCGCGGAATCTAATTCAGAGTTTGCTTTTTGATGGTCTTAATGTCATCAATGGGCAAGAATGCCTTTTTGGCTTTGCGCGCCCCTCTTTTGTCTTGCGTGAAATGGGATACACACAAGAGCAGTCAAGAGAGCTGTTAAGCCTTAGCTTTTTAGATATTTCTCCAAGTTTGATTCCACAGATTGCCCAAAAAATTGCGAAAAAATATGCACAATTAAGAGCTTTGGGCTAA
- a CDS encoding DUF4879 domain-containing protein yields MTRKALSLALASVLSCTIAFGADSNYTTEGKEKVTRNGMNFYVEPNSPLKERILSGKFDKSLERMKKAYEANKNNEATKAAAPPVSAVYIIGVCSSQMKEQTGYDCEEIPSDTQTETIINHGGNPFEVITGVVGYGGRSTDSATFAGNQATMIECQGAVNNSNIVYGWLEVWDISKPSNTNGTFTYTARSINVGPTMSASIYIK; encoded by the coding sequence ATGACAAGAAAAGCTTTAAGTCTTGCGTTGGCAAGTGTTTTAAGTTGCACAATCGCATTTGGTGCAGATAGCAACTATACCACAGAGGGTAAAGAGAAAGTTACGAGAAATGGAATGAATTTCTATGTAGAGCCAAATTCTCCACTAAAGGAAAGAATCCTTAGTGGGAAATTTGATAAATCTTTAGAGAGAATGAAAAAAGCGTATGAGGCAAATAAAAATAACGAAGCCACAAAGGCAGCAGCCCCACCTGTAAGTGCTGTGTATATCATAGGAGTGTGTTCGTCTCAAATGAAAGAGCAAACAGGCTATGATTGTGAAGAGATTCCTAGCGATACTCAAACAGAAACAATTATCAATCACGGGGGCAATCCATTTGAAGTTATTACGGGAGTTGTAGGCTATGGAGGCAGAAGCACAGATAGTGCAACTTTTGCGGGAAATCAGGCAACAATGATAGAATGTCAAGGCGCAGTCAATAATAGTAACATTGTTTATGGTTGGTTGGAAGTTTGGGATATTTCCAAGCCTAGCAATACCAATGGCACATTTACTTACACAGCGCGTTCCATTAATGTTGGTCCCACAATGAGTGCGAGTATTTATATTAAATAA
- the selB gene encoding selenocysteine-specific translation elongation factor: MQENLIIGAMGHIDHGKTSLIAALNGFWGDSFAQEKERGITLDLSFSNLQEGEKNLSFIDVPGHEKLVKNMIAGAFGVDYAMLLIAANEGIMPQTLEHLKIAYLLGICDFIVVLSKCDLVDLDTIERLQGEVKELFGKFPSLRFQILKCSIHQPQSIQALKKVLFALPKKARQDLGFFRYYIDRVFVIKGAGCVVSGTLMDGDLSVGNKVWCAQLGRSLGIKNLQVHGQTKTIAQNGARVAINLSGVSHQELKRGDLLTKKGYLRGFDSIEVEICAFETIEHNSEVQLFLGSLRCAAHLLFLDKEKKFATLKTEIPIFGIFNEKFVLRDDKQTLGGGKILSPIVDPMKKSQKLKYLEFLSQGDFKGAFEILLYAHKKGFGLISATQRFGISQAMSLEIASQIPQCFVCARELIVYSKVARGIVQEAIFKILSKNPNALLSAVLLSQKQSWIAEEFAKSVLDEMLMNQKLNKADSFYVSPQNVLGLEASNAEKIEDYFYKTIYETLHNQEFQPIAPYNLYDLLDIDRQTGDSIFKRLTHERKIVRLNHKLFICSDVLTRLLELMRGIIKQEGYLDLGNFKAHLSLSRKYLIAYLDYLDSFQDIVNTDGKRTFK, from the coding sequence ATGCAAGAGAATCTAATAATTGGCGCAATGGGACATATTGACCACGGCAAAACAAGTTTAATTGCCGCACTGAACGGATTTTGGGGCGATAGTTTCGCACAGGAAAAAGAGCGAGGCATTACTCTAGATTTGAGTTTTTCTAACTTGCAAGAAGGGGAGAAAAACCTTTCTTTTATTGATGTGCCCGGACACGAAAAATTAGTCAAGAATATGATTGCTGGCGCATTTGGTGTGGATTATGCTATGCTTTTGATTGCGGCAAATGAGGGCATTATGCCACAAACTTTGGAACATTTAAAGATTGCCTATTTACTTGGAATCTGTGATTTTATTGTCGTGTTGAGTAAATGCGATTTGGTAGATTTGGATACGATAGAGAGGCTTCAAGGGGAAGTAAAAGAGCTTTTTGGCAAGTTTCCTAGTTTGCGCTTTCAGATTCTAAAATGTTCTATTCATCAGCCACAAAGCATTCAAGCGCTCAAAAAGGTGCTTTTCGCATTGCCCAAAAAAGCGCGTCAGGATTTGGGATTTTTCCGCTATTATATTGACCGCGTATTTGTGATTAAGGGCGCGGGTTGTGTCGTAAGTGGAACATTAATGGACGGAGATTTAAGCGTGGGCAATAAAGTTTGGTGCGCGCAACTTGGGAGATCATTGGGAATCAAGAATCTCCAAGTGCATGGACAAACAAAAACTATAGCACAAAATGGTGCGCGCGTGGCAATTAATCTTAGTGGTGTTTCGCACCAAGAGCTAAAACGTGGAGACTTGCTAACCAAAAAGGGCTATTTACGAGGATTTGATAGCATAGAGGTTGAAATTTGCGCTTTTGAAACGATTGAACACAATAGCGAAGTGCAATTGTTTTTGGGTTCATTGCGGTGCGCAGCACACCTGTTGTTTTTGGACAAAGAGAAAAAATTTGCGACACTTAAAACAGAGATTCCAATTTTTGGCATTTTTAATGAGAAGTTTGTTTTGCGTGATGACAAACAAACCTTAGGCGGAGGCAAAATCCTAAGCCCTATTGTAGATCCTATGAAAAAATCGCAAAAGCTAAAATATTTGGAATTTTTAAGTCAAGGAGATTTCAAAGGCGCATTTGAAATTTTGCTTTATGCGCATAAGAAAGGTTTTGGACTCATTAGTGCGACGCAACGTTTTGGAATCTCGCAAGCAATGAGCTTAGAGATTGCCTCTCAAATTCCGCAATGTTTTGTATGTGCAAGGGAGTTGATTGTTTATTCAAAGGTTGCAAGGGGGATTGTTCAAGAAGCGATTTTTAAGATTTTGTCTAAGAATCCCAACGCACTTCTTTCCGCGGTATTGTTGAGCCAGAAGCAAAGTTGGATTGCAGAGGAATTTGCCAAAAGTGTTTTAGATGAAATGCTGATGAATCAAAAATTAAATAAAGCCGATTCCTTTTATGTTTCTCCTCAAAATGTTTTGGGCTTAGAAGCAAGCAATGCGGAAAAGATTGAGGATTACTTTTATAAAACCATTTATGAAACCCTGCATAATCAAGAGTTTCAGCCAATCGCACCTTATAATCTATATGACTTGTTGGATATTGACAGACAAACAGGAGATTCTATTTTCAAGCGGCTAACGCACGAAAGAAAGATTGTGCGCTTAAACCATAAGCTTTTCATTTGTAGCGATGTTTTGACGCGACTTTTGGAGCTAATGCGCGGAATCATCAAGCAAGAGGGATATTTAGATTTGGGGAATTTCAAGGCACATTTGAGCCTTAGTCGTAAATATTTGATTGCCTATTTGGATTATTTGGATAGCTTTCAAGACATTGTCAATACTGATGGCAAGCGAACTTTTAAGTGA
- the hemB gene encoding porphobilinogen synthase, giving the protein MFKRLRRVRLNPIVRNLVEETSLRTEDLIYPLFITHGEGIKNAIPSMPDVYQLSIDNALKECEELERLGIEAIMLFGIPAIKDSVGSEALSSEGIIAQALRAIKAKFPNMLLCVDLCFCEYTDHGHCGILNPKLQSVDNDLTLEILNKQALVLAQAGADLIAPSGMMDGMIESLRNALDSAGFSHIPLMSYSTKFASGYYGPFRDVANSTPSFGDRKSYQQNPANRREAILESLEDERQGADILMVKPALAYLDIVRDIREHTLLPLAVYNVSGEYAMLKFAQKNNLIDYERVLLETMIGFKRAGADIIITYHAKEIAKLL; this is encoded by the coding sequence ATGTTTAAACGTTTAAGAAGAGTTCGGCTAAACCCTATCGTGCGGAATCTCGTAGAGGAAACAAGCTTGCGCACAGAAGACTTAATCTATCCCCTCTTTATTACGCACGGAGAGGGCATTAAAAATGCAATCCCTTCTATGCCTGATGTCTATCAATTAAGCATTGATAATGCCTTAAAAGAATGTGAGGAGTTAGAGCGATTAGGCATTGAAGCAATTATGCTTTTTGGGATTCCAGCGATTAAAGATAGTGTGGGTAGTGAGGCACTAAGTTCGGAGGGCATTATCGCGCAAGCCTTGCGCGCAATCAAGGCAAAATTTCCAAATATGCTTTTGTGCGTGGATTTGTGTTTTTGCGAATACACAGACCACGGGCATTGTGGAATCCTAAACCCAAAACTCCAAAGCGTGGATAATGATTTAACTTTAGAGATTCTAAACAAGCAAGCCCTTGTGCTAGCACAAGCGGGGGCAGACTTGATTGCTCCTAGCGGAATGATGGACGGAATGATAGAATCTTTACGCAACGCCCTAGATAGCGCAGGATTCTCTCATATCCCACTGATGAGCTATTCTACCAAATTTGCAAGCGGCTATTATGGACCTTTCCGCGATGTTGCAAACAGCACCCCAAGCTTTGGAGACCGCAAAAGCTATCAACAAAACCCAGCAAATCGCAGAGAGGCGATATTGGAGAGCTTAGAGGACGAAAGACAGGGTGCGGATATTTTAATGGTTAAACCCGCGCTCGCCTATTTGGATATTGTGCGGGATATTAGGGAGCACACTCTTTTGCCACTCGCAGTTTATAATGTAAGCGGGGAGTATGCAATGCTGAAATTTGCGCAAAAAAACAATTTGATTGATTATGAACGCGTTTTGCTAGAAACAATGATTGGTTTCAAACGCGCGGGAGCAGACATTATCATTACCTACCACGCAAAAGAAATTGCCAAGCTGTTATAG
- a CDS encoding universal stress protein, which produces MKKILFAIDGTKSCQKAAEFVVGFFGDREDCTITIIHVKTPIMLYGEAALAAYEEIEKKENAQSDKLLEEFSAIFTNKGVNVKQKLLEGEAVAEVLSYAKDFDLLVIGQSEESFWNKIFSTNQNDFSQKSPIPILIVK; this is translated from the coding sequence ATGAAAAAGATTCTATTTGCGATTGATGGAACAAAATCCTGCCAAAAAGCAGCAGAATTTGTAGTTGGCTTTTTTGGCGATAGAGAGGATTGCACAATTACAATTATCCACGTCAAAACCCCCATTATGCTTTATGGAGAAGCTGCACTTGCCGCTTACGAAGAAATAGAAAAAAAGGAAAACGCACAAAGTGATAAGCTTTTAGAAGAATTTAGTGCAATTTTCACCAACAAGGGCGTCAATGTCAAACAAAAACTCCTAGAAGGGGAAGCCGTAGCAGAAGTGTTGTCCTATGCAAAAGACTTTGATTTGCTTGTGATTGGACAAAGCGAAGAAAGTTTTTGGAATAAAATCTTTTCTACCAATCAAAACGACTTCTCACAAAAATCCCCGATTCCTATTTTGATTGTAAAATAA
- a CDS encoding ArsS family sensor histidine kinase, with protein MIKNSIVVKITILFIVAIICLGAFSYYFIREEINENILKDQLKYNQFLATINQLVRFGGNVDLIEKYLKELDLHQIQDAKTLEQFQNHLTQNLANGMIAKIIKQENGIYLFLQTPQEWKLYGGLYSHRLFNYYIITFFAFLIVVFLFALVIKSILPLKILRKEIRKFADGQTNISCKISQNDEIGELAREFENAAEKINALNQSRHLFLRSIMHELKTPITKGRITAEMVDNPLYKERLCNVFERLNSLINEFAKIEELSSRNYCLNKQDYVLKDILNRVFGMLLLDKEQIQELFLLPSENYLLHCDFEMLTLAIKNLLDNALKYKIKDKVEIKVEGDNLVIANFGAPLPYSLKDHAKPFFKDNKSNKNGGLGLGIYIVKSTLESQELKLDYRHEKDKNYFLIQGIITNTKP; from the coding sequence ATGATTAAAAATTCTATTGTTGTCAAAATTACCATTTTGTTCATAGTGGCGATTATTTGTTTGGGCGCATTTTCTTATTATTTTATTCGGGAAGAAATCAACGAGAATATCCTAAAAGACCAACTCAAATACAACCAATTCCTCGCTACCATCAATCAATTAGTGCGTTTTGGCGGGAATGTGGATTTGATTGAAAAATACCTTAAAGAATTGGATTTACACCAAATCCAAGATGCCAAAACATTAGAGCAATTCCAAAACCATTTGACGCAGAATCTTGCCAATGGAATGATTGCAAAAATCATCAAACAAGAAAATGGCATTTATCTCTTTTTGCAAACACCGCAAGAATGGAAACTCTATGGTGGGCTTTATTCGCATAGGCTTTTTAATTATTACATTATTACATTTTTTGCTTTTTTGATTGTTGTATTCTTGTTCGCATTAGTTATCAAAAGCATTTTGCCCCTTAAAATCTTGCGCAAAGAGATCCGTAAATTTGCCGATGGACAGACGAATATTTCTTGCAAAATTAGCCAAAATGACGAAATCGGCGAGCTTGCGCGCGAATTTGAAAATGCCGCAGAAAAAATTAATGCCCTAAACCAATCCCGACATCTTTTCTTGCGCTCCATTATGCACGAACTTAAGACGCCGATTACCAAAGGCAGAATCACAGCAGAAATGGTTGATAATCCGCTTTACAAAGAGCGACTTTGCAATGTGTTTGAGAGGCTTAATAGCCTCATTAATGAGTTTGCAAAAATTGAAGAGTTAAGCTCGCGCAATTATTGCCTTAACAAACAAGATTATGTCCTAAAAGACATTTTAAATCGCGTTTTTGGAATGCTACTTTTAGACAAAGAGCAAATCCAAGAGCTTTTTTTATTGCCTAGTGAAAATTATCTTTTGCATTGCGATTTTGAAATGCTTACCCTAGCAATTAAAAATTTGCTAGATAACGCACTAAAATACAAAATCAAAGACAAGGTAGAAATTAAAGTTGAAGGAGACAATCTCGTGATTGCAAACTTCGGCGCACCTCTGCCTTATAGCCTAAAAGACCACGCAAAACCCTTTTTCAAAGACAACAAGTCCAACAAAAATGGTGGATTGGGCTTGGGCATTTATATCGTCAAAAGCACTTTGGAATCCCAAGAGCTAAAGCTAGATTATCGCCACGAAAAAGACAAAAATTATTTCCTGATTCAAGGCATTATCACAAACACCAAACCCTAA
- a CDS encoding response regulator transcription factor: protein MLEVLMIEDDLELATILSEYLKAHNINVTNYDEPYTGMSAINTRHFDLLLLDLTLPNLDGLEVCKKVAKEKHIPIIISSARHDIDDRVLGLEYGADDYIPKPYDPKELIARIHSVLRRYNLSKQSKESETSILPFQLDKGSREIYLDNEVLNLTKAEYEILSFMLDNVNQALTRDSIAAHSDSINPDSSNKSIDVIIGRLRNKIEKNNKKFILSVRGIGYKLQLKDD from the coding sequence GTGCTAGAAGTATTAATGATTGAAGATGACTTGGAGTTGGCGACCATTCTTAGCGAATACTTGAAAGCTCATAATATTAATGTAACAAATTATGACGAGCCTTATACGGGCATGAGTGCGATAAACACTCGACATTTTGACCTCCTTCTTTTAGATCTAACACTCCCAAACCTAGATGGGCTGGAAGTTTGCAAGAAGGTCGCGAAAGAAAAGCATATCCCCATCATTATCTCGTCTGCAAGACACGATATTGACGATAGAGTATTGGGGTTAGAGTATGGTGCGGACGATTATATCCCCAAACCCTATGACCCAAAAGAACTTATTGCGAGAATCCATAGTGTCCTTCGTAGATACAATTTAAGCAAACAATCCAAAGAATCTGAAACATCTATTCTTCCATTTCAGCTAGACAAGGGAAGCAGAGAAATTTATCTTGACAACGAAGTGCTTAATCTAACCAAAGCAGAATACGAAATCCTAAGCTTTATGCTTGACAATGTCAATCAAGCTCTTACGCGTGATTCCATTGCTGCACATTCAGATTCTATTAATCCGGATTCTAGCAACAAAAGCATTGATGTGATTATCGGGCGTTTGCGCAACAAAATAGAAAAAAACAACAAAAAGTTTATCCTTTCCGTGCGCGGAATCGGCTATAAACTTCAGCTAAAAGATGATTAA
- a CDS encoding tetratricopeptide repeat protein: protein MKTLTLASIYEIQGHTYEAAEIYKTILEEDPNNAEAKIALKRLVSNRKNYGKASEDMLNLFIQMDSEVEFNEFERWLGQLWN, encoded by the coding sequence ATGAAAACCTTAACGCTTGCGAGCATTTATGAAATACAAGGGCACACTTATGAAGCTGCAGAAATCTATAAAACTATCCTAGAAGAAGACCCTAACAATGCAGAAGCCAAAATTGCCCTCAAGCGTCTTGTAAGTAATCGCAAGAATTATGGCAAAGCAAGTGAAGATATGTTAAATTTATTTATCCAAATGGATAGCGAAGTTGAATTTAACGAGTTTGAAAGGTGGTTAGGACAACTATGGAACTAA